A genomic region of Methanothermobacter sp. CaT2 contains the following coding sequences:
- the argS gene encoding arginine--tRNA ligase: MFRYIEKEARDSITAALEKLGIKVPPEIKLEEPPNPQLGDLASTVSFELAGKLRRAPIEITADIMSVIETPEIFETIESKGPYINFFVDYGRFSSRLLESIQDDYGSHPPRDERVILEHTSANPNGPLHIGHIRNAIIGDSLARILRMAGYDVETQYYVNDMGRQIAMIVWGLLNLDGDLEDYPGDKMDHRVGKLYFEVNQRLKENPGIRDEVDELIRKYEAGENEELFRKVVEYCLSGMEETMKRLHVHHDRFVWEGQFVRDGTVDRVIESLRKTGYTGENDVLYLDLEEFGLEKELVLTRSDGTSLYSTRDIAYHLQKSEEGDVIIDVLGSDHKLAAEQVGIAVELLGGKRPEVIFYEFITLPEGSMSTRRGVFISVDELMDEAHSRALHEVKKRRDLPDDVADDIAESIGNGAIRYYIARLSPEKHIVFRWDDALSFERGCASIQYAHARACKLLEKASFTGEEDIEDGWKPEGDERELVRLLARFPVVVEESALARRVHPVAQYAQDLANTFNSFYRSTPVIGSDFEGARLRLVDSVRKTLRNALNLLGIHAPETM; the protein is encoded by the coding sequence ATGTTCAGGTACATTGAAAAAGAGGCTAGGGATTCAATAACAGCGGCACTTGAAAAGCTCGGTATAAAGGTACCCCCTGAAATAAAACTGGAGGAACCACCAAACCCCCAGCTCGGGGACCTTGCATCCACAGTATCCTTCGAACTTGCAGGTAAACTCAGAAGGGCCCCCATTGAAATAACGGCGGATATAATGTCTGTGATAGAAACCCCTGAAATATTTGAGACCATTGAATCCAAGGGGCCCTACATCAACTTTTTCGTCGATTACGGCAGATTCTCCAGCAGACTACTGGAGTCCATCCAGGATGACTACGGTTCACATCCCCCCAGGGATGAGAGGGTGATCCTGGAACACACCTCGGCCAACCCCAACGGTCCCCTTCACATAGGCCATATAAGGAACGCCATCATAGGGGATTCCCTTGCAAGGATACTGAGGATGGCTGGCTACGACGTCGAAACCCAGTACTATGTTAATGACATGGGTAGACAGATCGCCATGATAGTCTGGGGCCTGCTGAACCTTGATGGAGACCTTGAGGACTACCCCGGGGATAAGATGGACCACAGGGTAGGTAAACTCTACTTCGAGGTCAACCAGAGGCTAAAGGAAAATCCAGGGATCAGGGACGAGGTGGATGAACTAATAAGGAAGTATGAGGCAGGGGAGAACGAGGAGCTATTCAGGAAGGTTGTTGAGTACTGCCTCAGCGGGATGGAGGAGACCATGAAAAGGCTCCACGTTCACCACGACCGCTTCGTATGGGAGGGCCAGTTCGTAAGGGATGGTACCGTTGACAGGGTGATAGAATCCCTCAGAAAAACCGGTTACACCGGCGAGAACGACGTCCTATACCTCGACCTTGAGGAATTCGGCCTTGAGAAGGAACTGGTGCTCACACGGTCAGATGGAACCTCCCTCTACTCAACCAGGGACATAGCCTACCACCTCCAGAAGTCAGAGGAGGGGGATGTTATCATCGATGTCCTTGGATCGGACCATAAACTTGCAGCCGAGCAGGTGGGGATTGCAGTGGAACTCCTGGGAGGTAAAAGACCCGAGGTCATATTCTATGAGTTCATAACACTCCCTGAGGGTTCAATGTCCACCAGGAGGGGTGTGTTCATATCCGTGGATGAGCTTATGGATGAAGCCCACAGCAGGGCCCTTCATGAGGTTAAAAAGCGGCGGGATCTTCCCGATGATGTTGCAGATGATATTGCAGAGTCCATCGGCAACGGTGCCATAAGGTACTACATAGCAAGGCTCTCACCCGAGAAGCACATCGTATTCCGGTGGGATGATGCCCTCAGCTTTGAGCGTGGCTGTGCATCCATCCAGTACGCCCATGCAAGGGCATGTAAACTCCTTGAGAAGGCGTCATTCACTGGTGAGGAGGATATTGAAGATGGATGGAAGCCCGAAGGTGATGAGAGAGAACTTGTCCGTCTTCTTGCACGTTTCCCTGTGGTGGTTGAAGAATCTGCACTTGCAAGGAGGGTTCACCCTGTGGCACAGTATGCCCAGGACCTTGCAAATACCTTCAACAGTTTCTACAGGTCCACGCCTGTTATAGGATCTGATTTTGAGGGTGCACGCCTTAGACTTGTTGATTCTGTTAGAAAAACCCTCAGAAACGCCCTCAATCTCCTGGGAATTCATGCCCCGGAGACCATGTAG
- a CDS encoding signal peptidase I, producing the protein MNDRREVIEAAAYLLLLVLAVVASQHMNVVVSGSMEPVFYRGDIVIIEKTSFFGVQEMDPESIRKGDIIIYDATWFPEPVIHRVIGVETDRNGARYYITKGDNNQDPDPAPVYPSQVEARVLTVGSQPLMIPRVGYITLWLKGL; encoded by the coding sequence ATGAACGACAGACGCGAAGTAATTGAGGCAGCCGCGTACCTCCTTCTACTTGTGCTGGCAGTGGTTGCCTCCCAGCACATGAACGTGGTTGTATCAGGGAGCATGGAACCCGTCTTCTACCGTGGAGACATCGTCATAATCGAGAAGACCAGCTTCTTCGGGGTCCAGGAGATGGACCCTGAAAGCATCAGAAAGGGTGACATAATCATCTATGACGCCACCTGGTTCCCTGAACCCGTGATACACCGGGTCATAGGCGTTGAGACTGACAGAAACGGGGCCAGATATTACATCACAAAGGGTGATAACAACCAGGACCCGGACCCGGCCCCTGTCTATCCATCACAGGTTGAGGCGAGGGTGCTGACGGTGGGTTCACAGCCCCTCATGATACCTAGGGTTGGATACATAACACTCTGGCTTAAGGGACTCTGA
- the ilvD gene encoding dihydroxy-acid dehydratase, whose translation MKSDTIKRGIQRAPHRSLLRACGLTDDDFEKPFIGIANSYTDIVPGHIHLRELAEAVKEGVNAAGGVAFEFNTMAICDGIAMNHDGMKYSLASREIVADTVESMAMAHALDGLVLLPTCDKIVPGMLMAAARLDIPAIVVTGGPMLPGEFKGRKVDLINVYEGVGAVSAGEMSEDELEELERCACPGPGSCAGLFTANTMACLTEALGMSLPGCATAHAVSSRKRQIARLSGKRIVEMVQENLKPTMIMSQEAFENAVMVDLALGGSTNTTLHIPAIAAEIDGLNINLDLFDELSRVIPHIASISPAGEHMMLDLDRAGGIPAVLKTLEDHINRECVTCTGRTVQENIENVKVGHRDVIRPLDSPVHSEGGLAILRGNLAPRGSVVKQGAVAEDMMVHEGPAKVFNSEDECVEAIFGGRIDEGDVIVIRYEGPKGGPGMREMLNPTSAIAGMGLERVALITDGRFSGGTRGPCVGHVSPEAMEDGPLAAVNDGDIIRIDIPSRKLEVDLSPREIEERLQSAVKPRRSVKGWLARYRKLAGSADTGAVLR comes from the coding sequence ATGAAGAGTGATACAATAAAGAGGGGAATCCAGAGGGCGCCCCACCGATCCCTCCTGAGGGCCTGCGGCCTGACAGATGATGACTTCGAGAAACCATTCATAGGTATAGCCAACAGTTACACTGACATAGTTCCCGGCCACATCCACCTGAGGGAACTTGCAGAGGCTGTTAAGGAGGGTGTGAATGCTGCGGGGGGTGTCGCATTTGAATTCAACACCATGGCGATATGTGATGGAATAGCCATGAACCACGACGGGATGAAGTACTCCCTGGCATCAAGGGAGATAGTTGCAGACACCGTGGAGAGCATGGCGATGGCCCATGCCCTTGACGGGCTGGTGCTGCTTCCAACCTGTGACAAGATAGTCCCGGGGATGCTCATGGCAGCGGCCAGACTTGACATACCGGCCATAGTCGTGACCGGCGGGCCAATGCTCCCTGGAGAATTTAAGGGAAGAAAGGTGGACCTCATAAACGTTTATGAGGGTGTTGGAGCAGTCAGCGCAGGTGAGATGTCAGAGGATGAACTGGAAGAACTCGAAAGATGCGCCTGCCCGGGGCCAGGATCCTGTGCGGGTCTATTCACAGCCAACACCATGGCATGCCTGACGGAGGCCCTGGGCATGAGCCTCCCTGGCTGTGCAACCGCCCACGCCGTAAGCTCACGTAAGAGGCAGATTGCAAGGCTCTCAGGTAAGAGGATAGTTGAAATGGTGCAGGAAAATCTGAAGCCAACCATGATAATGAGCCAGGAGGCCTTTGAGAATGCGGTTATGGTTGACCTCGCCCTGGGGGGTTCAACAAACACCACACTCCACATCCCGGCCATCGCAGCTGAAATCGATGGACTCAACATCAACCTGGACCTCTTTGATGAGCTGAGCAGGGTAATACCCCACATAGCATCAATCTCCCCGGCAGGTGAACACATGATGCTGGACCTTGACCGGGCAGGCGGGATACCCGCCGTCTTAAAAACCCTGGAGGACCATATAAACAGGGAATGTGTAACATGCACAGGCAGAACAGTCCAGGAGAACATTGAGAATGTGAAGGTAGGACACAGGGACGTCATAAGGCCCCTTGACAGTCCAGTCCACAGTGAGGGCGGTCTTGCAATACTCAGGGGTAACCTGGCGCCCCGGGGATCGGTCGTGAAACAGGGAGCCGTTGCAGAGGACATGATGGTTCATGAGGGTCCTGCGAAGGTCTTTAACAGTGAAGATGAATGCGTGGAGGCCATATTCGGTGGCAGGATAGATGAGGGTGATGTGATCGTCATACGCTACGAGGGGCCCAAGGGAGGACCCGGCATGAGGGAGATGCTCAACCCGACATCTGCGATTGCAGGCATGGGCCTTGAAAGGGTCGCCCTTATAACCGATGGAAGGTTCTCAGGTGGTACAAGGGGACCCTGCGTTGGCCATGTATCGCCTGAAGCCATGGAGGACGGTCCCCTTGCCGCGGTGAATGATGGGGACATCATCAGAATAGATATACCCTCAAGAAAACTTGAGGTTGACCTTAGTCCCCGGGAAATTGAGGAGAGACTCCAGAGTGCAGTTAAACCCCGCCGCAGTGTTAAGGGATGGCTTGCACGTTACCGTAAACTGGCAGGATCCGCAGATACAGGTGCAGTACTCAGATAG
- a CDS encoding MgtC/SapB family protein, producing the protein MIALAIGALVGIERERRIKRTEFAGIRTFMLISLVGALSAYLSGKFFLAFPVAFLGIILLIVVSYTASTREGGDIGVTGEVAALVTFLLGAMCVAYDYRLAVMLSIIVTAILALKRYIHVAVRRISEREMIDTIKFLIIAFVILPLLPDTATGPWGVFNPYQVWLMVVFISAISYAGYIAMKIAGPERGLGATGIIGGLVSSTAVVTAMAGRVRDSEDLMGPAVFAAVISSSMMFFRILLEVSVVNSSLVGYVAPPMLAMGVLGVMLAAMFMRSSSGIDSDIKIENPFSVKPALIFGALFLAILFISKAASVYLGRGGVLVASVISGVADVDAITVSMSILAAGGSISQSTAAAAITLAGVSNTLIKGGIALVLGTKKFGKRVGTLFVAIITAGLLAVLLT; encoded by the coding sequence TTGATAGCTCTTGCAATAGGTGCGCTGGTGGGTATTGAGAGGGAGCGGCGGATCAAGAGGACAGAATTTGCAGGTATAAGGACCTTCATGCTCATATCACTTGTAGGGGCACTGTCAGCCTATCTTTCAGGAAAGTTTTTTCTGGCGTTCCCTGTGGCATTCCTTGGGATCATCCTCCTCATAGTCGTAAGTTACACAGCAAGCACCAGGGAGGGCGGTGATATCGGGGTAACCGGGGAGGTGGCTGCCCTTGTCACATTTCTCCTGGGGGCAATGTGTGTTGCATATGACTACCGGCTGGCGGTGATGCTCTCAATCATAGTAACGGCCATTCTGGCCCTGAAGAGGTACATACACGTTGCAGTGAGGAGGATAAGTGAGAGGGAGATGATAGACACCATAAAGTTCCTGATAATAGCCTTCGTAATCCTCCCCCTCCTTCCTGACACCGCAACTGGCCCCTGGGGTGTCTTCAATCCCTACCAGGTCTGGCTCATGGTGGTTTTCATATCTGCAATAAGTTATGCTGGATACATAGCCATGAAAATAGCCGGACCCGAAAGGGGCCTTGGGGCTACAGGGATCATAGGGGGCCTGGTTTCAAGTACTGCAGTTGTAACTGCAATGGCAGGGAGGGTGAGGGATTCGGAGGACCTTATGGGACCAGCGGTATTCGCGGCGGTCATTTCAAGTTCCATGATGTTCTTCAGGATACTGCTGGAGGTCTCAGTTGTTAACTCCTCACTTGTGGGTTATGTGGCCCCTCCCATGCTTGCAATGGGTGTTCTGGGTGTTATGCTTGCAGCCATGTTCATGAGGTCATCATCAGGGATCGATTCAGACATCAAGATTGAAAATCCCTTCTCTGTCAAACCAGCCCTAATATTCGGGGCCCTATTCCTTGCAATACTCTTCATATCAAAGGCTGCCAGCGTCTATCTTGGCCGTGGGGGTGTACTTGTGGCCAGTGTGATCTCAGGTGTTGCTGATGTTGATGCAATAACTGTGAGCATGTCAATCCTTGCAGCAGGGGGCTCCATCTCACAATCAACTGCTGCAGCCGCCATAACACTGGCGGGGGTCTCAAACACCCTGATAAAGGGGGGAATAGCCCTTGTTCTTGGAACAAAAAAATTCGGGAAAAGGGTGGGGACCCTTTTCGTTGCAATCATAACAGCCGGGTTGCTGGCTGTTCTCTTAACATAG
- a CDS encoding cupin domain-containing protein — protein MKISNLIDYQDDSVVSREIIRKETGTVTLFAFDRGQGLSEHTAPFDAMVQVIDGEAEVTISGEKHRLVAGEMIIMPAEKPHAVMAVKPFKMLLTMIRS, from the coding sequence ATGAAGATCAGCAACCTCATCGATTACCAGGACGACTCGGTGGTCAGCAGGGAGATAATCCGCAAAGAGACAGGTACAGTTACCCTCTTTGCCTTTGACAGGGGTCAGGGCCTCAGTGAACACACCGCCCCCTTCGATGCCATGGTACAGGTCATTGATGGTGAGGCCGAAGTCACCATAAGCGGAGAGAAGCACCGCCTGGTTGCAGGTGAGATGATAATCATGCCTGCAGAAAAGCCCCACGCCGTGATGGCGGTGAAACCCTTCAAGATGCTCCTCACCATGATAAGGTCCTGA
- the hcp gene encoding hydroxylamine reductase has product MKYRCKVCDYIYDPEVGDPRSGIEPGTPFEELPDDWLCPVCNVGKDQFEPLRGEIKRVRPEDIDMFCYQCSQTVRGRACTIRGVCGKEPTVARLQDNLLFAIKGISAYLYHARELGYTDEEVDAFLERGFYSTLTNVNFDAGEFIDLALEAGEMNIRTMKLLKKAHIDTYGEPEPTEVRVGALEGPAIIATGHSLRALEELLKQTEGTGINVYTHSELLPAHGYPGLRKYPHLAGQLGGPWFDQKDTFSRYTAAILGTSNCVLLPRDDYRDRMFTCGVAALPGVEHLEGYDFSPLIDKALELPPLSEEDATTLTTGFGLSTILSLADKIRELVEDGKIRRFFLVGGCDSPLPRAKYYTEFVRKLPEDTVVLTLACGKYRFNSMDLGDIEGVPRLIDLGQCNDAIVAVELVEALSNLFQMDINELPLSIILSWMEQKAAAILWSLLSLDLKGMYIGPILPGWANEDIVKFLVDNYDLTPIGDPEEDIRKILG; this is encoded by the coding sequence ATGAAGTACCGCTGCAAGGTATGTGACTACATATATGATCCGGAGGTGGGTGACCCCCGCTCAGGTATAGAACCCGGGACACCCTTTGAGGAACTTCCGGATGACTGGCTCTGCCCTGTGTGCAACGTGGGCAAGGACCAGTTTGAACCCCTCCGGGGTGAAATAAAACGGGTGCGACCCGAGGATATAGACATGTTCTGTTATCAGTGCTCCCAGACCGTCCGTGGAAGGGCCTGCACAATCAGGGGAGTCTGTGGAAAGGAACCAACAGTTGCCAGACTCCAGGACAACCTTCTATTCGCAATAAAGGGAATTTCAGCCTATCTCTACCATGCCAGGGAACTCGGATACACTGATGAGGAGGTGGACGCCTTCCTTGAGAGGGGATTCTATTCAACCCTCACAAACGTTAACTTCGATGCCGGGGAATTCATAGACCTTGCCCTTGAAGCAGGTGAGATGAACATCAGGACCATGAAGCTCCTGAAGAAGGCCCACATTGACACCTACGGGGAACCCGAGCCCACCGAGGTTAGGGTGGGGGCCCTTGAAGGTCCCGCCATAATCGCAACCGGCCACAGCCTCAGGGCCCTCGAGGAGCTTCTGAAGCAGACCGAGGGTACCGGCATAAACGTCTACACCCATTCAGAGCTCCTGCCAGCCCATGGCTACCCTGGACTCAGGAAGTACCCCCATCTTGCCGGCCAGCTCGGAGGCCCATGGTTCGACCAGAAGGACACCTTCTCACGCTACACTGCTGCCATACTTGGAACATCTAACTGTGTCCTGCTTCCCCGCGATGATTACAGGGATCGCATGTTCACCTGTGGTGTTGCAGCCCTGCCCGGAGTTGAACACCTGGAGGGCTATGACTTCAGTCCCCTCATAGATAAGGCCCTTGAACTACCCCCACTCAGTGAAGAGGATGCCACGACCCTCACAACAGGATTCGGGTTATCAACCATACTTTCACTGGCAGATAAGATCAGGGAGCTGGTTGAGGATGGTAAGATAAGGAGATTCTTCCTTGTGGGTGGCTGTGACTCCCCCCTCCCCAGGGCAAAATACTACACCGAATTCGTGAGAAAACTGCCAGAGGACACCGTTGTCCTTACACTGGCCTGTGGAAAGTACCGGTTCAACTCCATGGACCTGGGTGACATCGAGGGGGTTCCCAGGCTCATAGACCTCGGGCAGTGCAACGATGCCATAGTGGCAGTTGAACTCGTTGAGGCCCTCAGCAACCTCTTCCAGATGGATATAAATGAGCTGCCACTCAGCATAATCCTCAGCTGGATGGAACAGAAGGCAGCCGCCATACTCTGGAGCCTCCTATCACTGGACCTCAAGGGCATGTACATCGGTCCAATCCTGCCTGGCTGGGCCAACGAGGACATAGTGAAGTTCCTGGTTGATAACTATGACCTCACACCAATAGGTGACCCTGAAGAGGATATCAGGAAGATACTGGGGTGA
- a CDS encoding TrmB family transcriptional regulator, whose protein sequence is MDRGVNEALKIMGLTDYQASAYTAMVTLVSARAVEVAEVSGIPRSRVYEVLRQLSDRGFVEVERGKPMRYHVVPPSEVFRREKGRIIKKLDEAMSRLTEIYEDRVARVPTPVWLIHGQEKIVKKELEIISRSRKELKMRMGFIFRDEIKALRPALDRITDRGVEVRIMARDVIDVPGEVEVRRIPPVRMLVRDSQEMMWIFSRFTPDGAPIPETAIGIWNQYPEIAENYARIFDTVWKGGAGRSP, encoded by the coding sequence ATGGATAGAGGTGTTAATGAAGCCCTGAAGATCATGGGTCTGACAGATTATCAGGCCTCAGCCTACACTGCAATGGTCACGCTGGTATCTGCCAGGGCAGTGGAGGTTGCCGAGGTCTCGGGCATTCCAAGATCAAGGGTCTATGAGGTCCTGAGGCAGCTCTCAGACAGGGGCTTCGTGGAGGTTGAGAGGGGTAAACCCATGAGGTACCATGTGGTGCCACCCTCAGAGGTGTTCAGGAGGGAGAAGGGTAGGATCATCAAAAAACTTGATGAGGCCATGTCCAGGCTTACCGAAATCTATGAGGACAGGGTTGCCAGGGTACCGACACCTGTATGGCTCATCCATGGACAGGAGAAGATTGTGAAGAAGGAACTGGAGATAATATCCCGTTCAAGGAAGGAACTCAAGATGAGGATGGGCTTCATATTCAGGGATGAAATAAAGGCACTCCGCCCGGCCCTTGATAGAATAACCGATCGTGGAGTTGAGGTGAGGATCATGGCCAGGGATGTAATTGATGTACCCGGTGAGGTTGAGGTGAGGAGAATACCCCCTGTCAGGATGCTTGTCCGGGATTCACAGGAGATGATGTGGATATTCTCACGCTTCACACCCGATGGTGCACCCATCCCTGAAACCGCCATCGGGATATGGAACCAGTACCCTGAGATCGCAGAGAACTATGCCAGGATATTCGACACGGTATGGAAGGGGGGTGCCGGGAGGTCACCTTAA
- a CDS encoding threonine--tRNA ligase — protein MRILLIHSDYLKYETKNKTGIAEEIPEDKMQGDFRESLVVFTAVEAEDEDNPESVIENAVNEIIKVFNDVKAENVVIYPYAHLSSSLSSPKTAVEVLEGMESALRSEGVDVSRVPFGWYKAFKISCKGHPLSELSRSIRPQPPKVEEESEESEWFILHRGETVKPGDFEFKNRDLENLVKYELGELESSGEEPPHVRLMREKGLADYEPSADVGHLRWYPRGRLIRDLLADYVYMLVTSEGAMPVETPIMYDLEDEAIRVHAEKFGERQYRMKNRKELMLRYACCFGAFRILSDSFLTWKNLPASIYELSTYSFRLEKKGEVVGLKRLRGFTMPDLHTVCADLDQSLEEFARQVEMCMRTGQDLQVNYEVIFRATADFYEEYREWVHEVADKIGKPVLLEILPSRKHYWIAKMDFAAIDYLGRPIENPTVQIDVESGERFGITYVNSDEEEVNPIILHCSPTGSIERVICSLLEKTAIEMDEKPPMLPLWLSPTQVRVLPIAERHMEYASDLVSELIAADVRADLDDRSETLGKKIRNAAQDWVPYVVVIGDSEMEGKLTVNVRETGEKLQMGLDELIERIRAETEGMPFRRLPLPVKLSERINF, from the coding sequence ATGAGGATACTGTTAATTCACTCTGATTACTTGAAATACGAGACAAAGAATAAAACAGGGATAGCAGAGGAAATCCCTGAAGATAAGATGCAGGGAGATTTCAGGGAGTCCCTGGTGGTTTTCACAGCAGTGGAGGCTGAAGATGAGGATAACCCTGAATCAGTAATTGAAAACGCGGTTAATGAAATAATAAAGGTTTTCAATGACGTTAAGGCAGAGAACGTCGTGATATACCCTTACGCACACCTCAGCTCCTCGCTCAGCTCCCCCAAAACAGCGGTGGAGGTCCTTGAGGGAATGGAATCAGCCCTCCGCAGCGAGGGTGTTGATGTCTCAAGGGTTCCTTTCGGGTGGTATAAGGCCTTCAAGATATCCTGCAAGGGTCACCCACTATCAGAGCTATCAAGGAGCATAAGGCCACAGCCCCCAAAGGTGGAGGAGGAGAGCGAGGAATCCGAGTGGTTCATACTCCACAGGGGAGAGACGGTTAAACCCGGAGACTTCGAGTTCAAAAACAGGGATCTTGAGAACCTGGTGAAATATGAGCTTGGCGAACTTGAATCCTCTGGTGAAGAACCACCACACGTTAGACTCATGAGGGAGAAGGGACTTGCAGACTATGAGCCATCAGCAGACGTTGGACACCTCCGGTGGTACCCCAGGGGAAGGCTGATAAGGGACCTTCTTGCAGACTACGTCTACATGCTTGTCACCAGTGAGGGGGCAATGCCAGTTGAGACACCCATAATGTATGACCTCGAGGACGAGGCAATCAGGGTACATGCAGAGAAGTTCGGTGAAAGACAGTACAGGATGAAGAACAGGAAGGAACTCATGCTGAGATACGCCTGCTGTTTCGGAGCCTTCAGGATCCTTTCAGACTCCTTCCTGACGTGGAAGAACCTGCCTGCATCCATATATGAACTCTCGACCTACAGCTTCCGGCTTGAAAAGAAGGGCGAGGTGGTTGGTCTTAAGAGGCTCAGGGGCTTTACAATGCCGGATCTCCACACGGTATGTGCTGACCTTGATCAGTCCCTTGAGGAATTCGCCAGGCAGGTCGAGATGTGCATGAGGACCGGCCAGGACCTCCAGGTGAACTATGAGGTCATATTCAGGGCCACGGCTGACTTCTATGAGGAGTACAGGGAATGGGTACATGAAGTAGCGGATAAAATCGGAAAACCAGTGCTCCTGGAGATACTCCCCTCAAGGAAGCACTACTGGATTGCCAAGATGGACTTCGCAGCCATAGACTACCTTGGAAGACCGATAGAGAATCCAACAGTTCAGATTGACGTTGAAAGCGGTGAGAGGTTCGGGATAACCTATGTTAACAGTGATGAGGAGGAGGTAAACCCAATAATCCTCCACTGCAGTCCAACAGGCAGCATTGAGAGGGTCATATGCAGCCTTCTTGAGAAGACGGCCATTGAAATGGATGAAAAACCACCTATGCTGCCCTTGTGGCTCTCACCCACCCAGGTACGTGTGCTTCCAATTGCAGAGCGCCACATGGAATATGCCAGTGACCTGGTATCAGAACTTATCGCAGCTGACGTAAGGGCTGACCTGGATGACCGATCAGAGACCCTCGGAAAGAAGATAAGGAATGCGGCCCAGGACTGGGTCCCCTACGTTGTTGTTATAGGTGACAGTGAAATGGAGGGCAAACTCACGGTCAATGTGAGGGAAACAGGTGAAAAGCTTCAGATGGGCCTGGATGAACTCATAGAACGTATAAGGGCTGAAACAGAGGGCATGCCCTTCAGAAGACTGCCGCTACCGGTTAAACTATCCGAGAGGATAAACTTCTAA
- a CDS encoding ParA family protein: MGEVISIINQKGGCGKTTTAVNLSAALSLLDRRVLVIDMDPQGNATTGFGINKSELESTIYTVLSRKAALSSVIMPAELQDLYIAPSNISLSGAEIELSSEIGYHAILQESLGDVRNDFDYIFIDAPPSLGILTLNALVASDSVIIPIQAEYYALEGMADLLKTMNLVEERLQSPCPIKGILLTLYDSRTRLARDVQREVEKFFGERENIFRTRIPRNVRLAEAPSHGKPCITYDPESTGTEAYMKLAAEILEMEG; this comes from the coding sequence ATGGGAGAGGTAATTTCAATCATAAACCAGAAGGGTGGCTGTGGAAAGACAACAACAGCCGTTAATCTATCAGCAGCACTTTCCCTCCTTGACAGGAGGGTTCTTGTAATCGACATGGACCCCCAGGGCAATGCAACCACTGGGTTCGGGATAAACAAGTCAGAACTGGAGTCAACAATATACACGGTCCTGAGCCGAAAGGCAGCACTGTCCTCTGTGATAATGCCTGCAGAGCTCCAGGACCTCTACATAGCACCCAGTAACATATCCCTCAGCGGTGCCGAGATAGAGCTCAGCAGTGAGATAGGATACCATGCCATCCTCCAGGAGTCACTGGGGGATGTGAGGAATGACTTTGACTACATATTCATAGACGCCCCACCATCCCTGGGCATACTCACACTCAACGCCCTCGTGGCCTCTGACAGTGTCATAATACCCATACAGGCAGAGTACTATGCCCTTGAGGGCATGGCAGACCTCCTGAAGACAATGAACCTGGTGGAAGAACGACTCCAGAGTCCCTGTCCGATAAAGGGGATACTGCTGACCCTCTACGATTCAAGGACACGACTTGCAAGGGACGTACAGAGGGAGGTTGAGAAGTTTTTCGGTGAAAGGGAGAACATCTTCAGGACAAGGATACCCAGGAACGTTCGCCTTGCAGAGGCCCCCAGCCACGGTAAGCCCTGCATAACCTATGACCCCGAAAGTACAGGTACAGAGGCCTACATGAAACTTGCAGCTGAAATACTTGAAATGGAGGGATAG